The proteins below are encoded in one region of Pseudomonas putida S13.1.2:
- the prfB gene encoding peptide chain release factor 2 (programmed frameshift) — MEIQPILNTIKDLTERSQSIRGYLDYDHKHDRLIEVNRELEDPNVWNKPEYAQALGRERAMLAQVVETLDKLSNGLSDCKDLLDMAVEEEDESAVGDVETELQGLEESLAQLEFRRMFSGEMDMNNAYLDIQAGSGGTEAQDWANILLRMYLRWADKRGFDATIIELSEGEVAGIKGATVHIKGEYAFGWLRTEIGVHRLVRKSPFDSGARRHTSFSAVFVSPEIDDKVEIEINPSDLRIDTYRSSGAGGQHVNTTDSAVRITHVPTNTVVACQNERSQHANKDTAMKMLRAKLYELEMQKRNAASQALEDSKSDIGWGHQIRSYVLDDSRIKDLRTGVERSDCQKVLDGDLDQYLEASLKQGL; from the exons ATGGAAATCCAACCGATCCTGAACACCATCAAGGACCTCACCGAGCGTTCCCAGTCCATTCGGGGGTATCTT GACTACGATCACAAGCATGACCGCCTGATCGAAGTCAACCGCGAGCTGGAAGACCCCAACGTCTGGAACAAGCCCGAGTACGCCCAGGCCCTGGGCCGCGAGCGTGCCATGCTGGCACAGGTCGTCGAGACCCTGGACAAGCTGTCCAACGGTCTGTCGGACTGCAAGGACCTGCTCGACATGGCCGTCGAGGAAGAGGACGAAAGCGCTGTCGGCGACGTCGAGACCGAGCTGCAGGGCCTGGAAGAATCCCTGGCCCAGCTTGAGTTCCGTCGCATGTTCAGCGGCGAAATGGACATGAACAACGCCTACCTGGATATCCAGGCCGGCTCCGGTGGTACCGAGGCGCAGGACTGGGCCAACATCCTGCTGCGCATGTACCTGCGCTGGGCCGACAAGCGCGGTTTCGACGCCACCATCATCGAGCTTTCCGAAGGTGAAGTCGCCGGCATCAAGGGCGCCACCGTGCACATCAAGGGCGAGTACGCCTTCGGCTGGCTGCGTACCGAAATCGGTGTGCACCGCCTGGTGCGCAAGAGCCCGTTCGACTCCGGTGCCCGTCGCCACACTTCGTTCTCGGCGGTGTTCGTATCGCCCGAAATCGACGACAAGGTCGAGATCGAGATCAACCCGTCCGACCTGCGCATTGACACCTACCGCTCCTCCGGTGCCGGTGGTCAGCACGTGAACACCACCGACTCGGCCGTACGTATCACCCACGTGCCGACCAACACCGTGGTGGCGTGTCAGAACGAACGTTCCCAGCACGCCAACAAAGACACCGCCATGAAAATGCTGCGGGCCAAGTTGTACGAGCTGGAAATGCAGAAGCGCAACGCCGCTTCGCAGGCGCTGGAAGACAGCAAGTCGGACATCGGCTGGGGCCACCAGATCCGTTCCTACGTACTGGATGACTCGCGCATCAAAGACCTGCGCACAGGCGTAGAGCGCAGCGACTGCCAGAAAGTGCTGGACGGCGACCTTGACCAGTACCTGGAAGCAAGCCTCAAGCAAGGGCTGTAA
- the wspR gene encoding Wsp signal transduction system regulator diguanylate cyclase WspR (signal transduction system involved in biofilm formation), producing MNELPIEGFATTNENSAMVLLVDDQAMIGEAVRRGLANEDNIDFHFCADPHQAVVQAMRIKPTVILQDLIMPGLDGLTLVREYRNNPATQDIPIIVLSTKEDPLVKSAAFAAGANDYLVKLPDTIELVARIRYHSRSYLTLLQRDEAYRALRVSQQQLLDSNLMLQRLMNSDGLTGLSNRRHFDEYLELEWRRAMREQQQLSLLMIDVDYFKAYNDSFGHLAGDEALRQVAEAIRGSCSRPTDLPARYGGEEFALVLPNTSPGGARLVAEKLRQTVLGLGIPHTAPVADARLTVSIGLATHTPAVGSHCRQLISAADKGLYQAKNSGRNQVGIA from the coding sequence ATGAATGAATTACCGATCGAAGGTTTTGCCACCACCAACGAGAACTCGGCGATGGTGCTGCTGGTCGACGACCAGGCCATGATCGGCGAGGCGGTGCGGCGTGGTCTGGCCAATGAAGACAACATCGACTTCCACTTCTGTGCCGACCCGCACCAGGCGGTGGTCCAGGCCATGCGCATCAAGCCCACGGTCATCCTCCAGGACCTGATCATGCCTGGCCTGGACGGCTTGACCCTGGTGCGCGAATACCGCAACAACCCGGCCACCCAGGACATCCCGATCATCGTTCTGTCGACCAAGGAAGACCCGCTGGTGAAGAGCGCGGCGTTTGCCGCCGGGGCCAACGACTACCTGGTCAAGCTGCCGGATACCATCGAGCTGGTCGCGCGCATTCGCTATCACTCACGCTCGTACCTCACCCTGTTGCAACGCGACGAGGCCTACCGCGCCCTGCGCGTCAGCCAGCAGCAGTTGCTCGATTCCAACCTGATGCTGCAGCGGCTGATGAACTCCGACGGCCTGACCGGGCTGTCCAACCGCCGCCACTTCGACGAGTACCTGGAGCTGGAATGGCGCCGGGCCATGCGTGAACAGCAGCAGCTGTCGTTGCTGATGATCGATGTGGATTATTTCAAGGCCTACAACGACAGCTTCGGCCACCTGGCCGGCGACGAGGCCTTGCGCCAGGTGGCCGAGGCGATCCGTGGCTCGTGCTCGCGGCCGACCGACCTGCCGGCGCGCTATGGCGGCGAGGAGTTTGCCCTGGTGTTGCCCAACACCTCGCCCGGCGGGGCGCGCCTGGTGGCTGAGAAGCTGCGCCAGACGGTGCTGGGCCTCGGCATCCCGCATACCGCGCCGGTGGCCGATGCGCGCCTGACCGTGAGCATTGGCCTGGCCACCCACACCCCGGCCGTCGGCAGCCACTGCCGGCAGTTGATCTCGGCGGCGGACAAAGGCTTGTACCAGGCCAAGAACAGCGGGCGTAACCAGGTCGGCATCGCCTGA
- the wspF gene encoding Wsp signal transduction system protein-glutamate methylesterase WspF (signal transduction system involved in biofilm formation): MKIAIVNDMPMAVEALRRAVALEPAHQVVWVASNGAEAVQRCAEQLPDLILMDLIMPVMDGVEATRRIMAETPCAIVIVTVDRQQNVHRVFEAMGHGALDVVDTPALGAGDPREAAAPLLRKILNIGWLVGQQRSPAARPVAAPLREASQRRGLVAIGSSAGGPAALEVLLKGLPAAFPAAIVLVQHVDQVFAAGMAEWLSSAAGLPVRLAREGEPPQPGQVLLAGTNHHIRLLQNGQLAYTAEPVNEIYRPSIDVFFESVARYWNGDAVGVLLTGMGRDGAQGLKLMRQQGFLTIAQDQASSAVYGMPKAAAAIDAAVEIRPLERIAGRLMDFFAK; this comes from the coding sequence ATGAAGATCGCCATCGTCAATGACATGCCTATGGCCGTCGAGGCGCTACGCCGTGCGGTCGCCCTGGAGCCTGCACACCAGGTGGTGTGGGTGGCCAGCAATGGCGCCGAGGCGGTGCAGCGTTGCGCCGAGCAACTGCCAGACCTGATCCTGATGGACCTGATCATGCCGGTGATGGACGGTGTGGAGGCCACCCGGCGGATCATGGCCGAAACCCCGTGCGCCATCGTCATCGTCACGGTGGACCGCCAACAGAACGTGCACCGCGTGTTCGAGGCCATGGGCCACGGCGCCCTGGACGTGGTCGACACCCCCGCGCTGGGCGCTGGCGACCCCCGCGAAGCAGCGGCACCGCTGCTGCGCAAGATCCTCAATATCGGCTGGTTGGTCGGCCAGCAGCGCAGCCCAGCCGCCAGGCCGGTTGCCGCGCCGTTGCGCGAGGCTTCGCAGCGTCGCGGGCTGGTGGCGATCGGCTCGTCGGCGGGTGGCCCGGCGGCGCTCGAAGTGCTGCTCAAGGGTTTGCCCGCAGCGTTCCCGGCAGCCATCGTGTTGGTCCAGCATGTGGACCAGGTGTTTGCCGCCGGGATGGCCGAATGGCTCAGCAGCGCAGCAGGCCTGCCGGTGCGCCTGGCCCGCGAAGGCGAGCCGCCGCAGCCGGGCCAGGTGTTGCTGGCAGGCACCAACCACCACATTCGCCTGCTACAGAATGGCCAACTGGCCTACACTGCCGAGCCTGTCAATGAAATCTACCGGCCATCGATCGACGTGTTCTTCGAAAGCGTGGCACGTTACTGGAATGGCGATGCGGTAGGCGTGCTACTCACCGGCATGGGCCGCGACGGCGCCCAGGGCCTGAAGCTGATGCGTCAGCAGGGCTTTCTGACCATTGCCCAGGACCAGGCCAGCAGTGCGGTGTACGGCATGCCCAAGGCCGCTGCGGCCATTGATGCTGCGGTGGAAATTCGCCCGCTGGAACGCATCGCCGGGCGCTTGATGGACTTTTTCGCAAAATGA
- a CDS encoding hybrid sensor histidine kinase/response regulator, protein MTPEQMRDASLLELFSLEAEAQTQVLSAGLMALERNPTQADQLEACMRAAHSLKGAARIVGVDAGVSVAHVMEDCLVAAQEGRLRLTAEHIDALLQGTDLLMRIATPGDAGAQATLPVFLAQMASLLDPGAAVPAQPLAAPVVPQPPLATLPPAPLVLPTEPPEPEPEPEPILQRKAGKRAGEGAERVLRVTADRLNSLLDLSSKSLVETQRLKPYLATLQRLKRMHGQGMQALDGLRMQLEDSGQSSEVLEALAQTQRLLAETQQILQQQAADLDEFGWQASQRAQLLYDTALACRMRPFADVLTGQSRMVRDLGRSLGKPVRLVVEGEKTQVDRDVLEKLEAPLTHLLRNAVDHGIELPERRLLAGKPDEGVIRLRASHQAGMLSLELIDDGAGIDLERLRSSIVERALSPADTVARMSDAELLTFLFLPGFSLRDKVTEVSGRGVGLDAVQHMVRELRGSIELTQMAGQGCRFHLQVPLTLSVVRSLVVEVGGEAYAFPLAHIERTLEVTAEQIVQIEGRQHFWHEGRHIGLVAASQLLNRPAGQSDEASLRVVVIREREQLYGVAVERLVGERVLVVMPLDPRLGKVQDISSGALLDDGSVVLIVDVEDLLRSVEKLLSTGSLERVERGSSGARGVARKRILVVDDSLTVRELQRKLLGNRGYDVAVAVDGMDGWNALRSEDFDLLITDIDMPRMDGIELVTLVRRDQRMQSLPVMVVSYKDREEDRRRGLDAGADYYLAKASFHDDALLEAVVELIGGAQG, encoded by the coding sequence ATGACCCCAGAGCAAATGCGCGACGCATCGTTGCTCGAACTGTTCAGCCTGGAGGCCGAGGCGCAGACCCAGGTGCTCAGTGCCGGGCTGATGGCACTGGAGCGCAACCCCACCCAGGCCGACCAGCTTGAGGCGTGCATGCGTGCCGCTCACTCACTCAAGGGGGCAGCGCGCATCGTCGGGGTGGATGCTGGCGTCAGTGTCGCCCACGTCATGGAAGATTGCCTGGTGGCGGCCCAGGAAGGCCGCCTGCGGCTCACCGCCGAGCACATCGACGCGCTGTTGCAGGGCACCGACCTGCTGATGCGTATCGCCACGCCAGGCGATGCCGGGGCGCAGGCGACCTTGCCGGTGTTTCTTGCGCAGATGGCCAGCCTGCTCGACCCGGGTGCAGCCGTGCCTGCGCAGCCGTTGGCTGCACCCGTGGTACCACAGCCGCCGCTGGCTACCTTGCCGCCTGCACCACTGGTATTGCCAACCGAACCGCCGGAACCAGAGCCCGAGCCCGAGCCGATTCTGCAGCGCAAGGCTGGCAAGCGCGCTGGCGAAGGTGCCGAGCGGGTATTGCGGGTTACCGCCGACCGCCTCAATAGCCTGCTCGACCTGTCCAGCAAGTCGCTGGTGGAAACCCAGCGGCTCAAGCCTTACCTGGCCACCCTGCAGCGCCTCAAGCGCATGCACGGCCAAGGCATGCAGGCGCTCGACGGCTTGCGCATGCAGCTGGAGGACAGCGGCCAGAGCAGCGAGGTGCTCGAGGCCCTGGCGCAAACCCAACGTCTGCTGGCCGAAACCCAGCAGATCCTGCAGCAGCAGGCGGCCGACCTGGATGAGTTCGGCTGGCAGGCCAGCCAGCGTGCGCAGTTGCTGTATGACACGGCGCTGGCTTGCCGTATGCGGCCGTTTGCCGACGTGCTGACCGGGCAGAGCCGTATGGTCCGCGACCTGGGCCGTTCGCTGGGCAAGCCGGTGCGGTTGGTGGTGGAAGGGGAGAAGACCCAGGTCGATCGCGATGTGCTGGAAAAGCTCGAAGCACCGCTGACCCACCTGTTGCGCAATGCCGTCGACCACGGGATCGAACTGCCCGAGCGGCGCCTGCTGGCGGGCAAGCCGGACGAGGGTGTGATCCGCCTGCGGGCGTCGCACCAGGCCGGCATGCTCAGCCTGGAGCTGATCGACGATGGCGCCGGTATCGACCTTGAGCGCCTGCGCAGCAGCATCGTCGAGCGTGCCCTGTCGCCCGCCGACACAGTGGCGCGAATGAGCGATGCGGAGTTGCTGACGTTCCTGTTCCTGCCTGGCTTCAGCCTGCGCGACAAGGTCACCGAGGTGTCCGGGCGCGGTGTGGGGCTGGATGCGGTGCAGCACATGGTCCGCGAGCTGCGCGGCTCGATAGAGCTGACCCAGATGGCGGGGCAGGGCTGTCGCTTTCACCTGCAGGTGCCGCTGACCCTGTCGGTGGTGCGCAGCCTGGTTGTCGAGGTGGGCGGTGAGGCCTACGCCTTCCCGCTGGCCCATATCGAGCGCACGCTGGAAGTGACCGCCGAGCAGATCGTACAGATTGAAGGGCGTCAGCACTTCTGGCATGAAGGCCGGCATATCGGCCTGGTGGCGGCCAGCCAGTTGCTCAACCGCCCGGCCGGGCAAAGCGATGAAGCCAGCCTGCGGGTGGTGGTGATCCGCGAGCGTGAGCAACTGTACGGCGTGGCCGTGGAGCGTCTGGTGGGCGAGCGGGTGCTGGTGGTGATGCCACTCGACCCGCGGCTTGGCAAGGTGCAGGACATTTCCTCGGGCGCCTTGCTCGATGACGGCTCGGTGGTGCTGATCGTCGATGTCGAAGATTTGCTGCGCTCGGTGGAAAAACTGCTCAGCACCGGCAGCCTGGAACGCGTCGAGCGCGGTAGCAGCGGTGCCCGCGGCGTGGCCCGTAAACGCATTCTGGTGGTCGACGATTCGCTGACCGTGCGCGAGCTGCAACGTAAGCTGCTGGGCAACCGCGGCTACGACGTGGCGGTGGCGGTAGATGGCATGGATGGCTGGAACGCCCTGCGCAGCGAGGATTTCGACCTGCTGATCACCGACATCGACATGCCGCGCATGGACGGCATCGAGCTGGTGACCTTGGTACGCCGCGACCAGCGCATGCAATCGCTGCCGGTAATGGTGGTGTCCTATAAAGACCGTGAGGAAGACCGACGGCGTGGCCTGGATGCAGGCGCCGACTACTATTTGGCAAAGGCCAGTTTCCACGACGATGCGTTGCTGGAGGCTGTAGTCGAGCTGATCGGGGGGGCTCAAGGATGA
- a CDS encoding chemotaxis protein CheW yields MNSDSTMQLLAEDDAHIDDCWNRIGVHGDKQCPLLERHVHCRNCEVYAAAATRLLDRYALMQDHQAAAVQPVEENTGRSMLLFRLGEEWLALATASLAEIAPLQAVHSLPHQRSRLLQGVANVRGALVPCLSLADLLGVQAGTVEQRGGRAMPRMLILAAEGGPVVMAVEEIDGIHRLDPLLLGSGQDATRFTAAVLQWRGRSVRVLDDQHLLSAVQRSLS; encoded by the coding sequence ATGAACAGTGATTCGACGATGCAGTTGCTGGCCGAGGATGACGCGCACATCGACGACTGCTGGAACCGTATTGGCGTGCACGGTGACAAGCAGTGCCCGCTGCTGGAGCGGCATGTGCATTGCCGCAATTGCGAGGTGTATGCCGCTGCGGCCACACGGCTGCTCGACCGCTACGCGCTGATGCAGGACCACCAGGCTGCAGCGGTACAGCCGGTCGAGGAAAACACCGGCCGCTCCATGTTGCTTTTCCGCCTGGGCGAAGAGTGGCTGGCGCTGGCCACCGCCAGCCTGGCCGAAATCGCCCCGTTGCAGGCTGTGCATTCGCTGCCGCACCAGCGCTCGCGGCTGCTGCAGGGGGTTGCCAATGTGCGCGGTGCGTTGGTGCCGTGCCTGTCACTGGCTGACTTGCTGGGTGTGCAGGCCGGCACCGTCGAGCAACGTGGCGGTCGGGCCATGCCACGCATGCTGATTCTGGCGGCCGAGGGAGGGCCGGTAGTGATGGCCGTTGAGGAAATCGACGGTATTCACCGGCTAGACCCACTGCTGCTGGGCAGCGGCCAGGACGCCACGCGCTTTACCGCCGCAGTCCTGCAGTGGCGCGGCCGCAGCGTGCGGGTGCTGGACGATCAACACTTACTGTCTGCCGTGCAGCGGAGCCTGTCATGA
- a CDS encoding CheR family methyltransferase produces the protein MNEQRFFRFLRERIGLDVESVGAPMVERALRQRCVAMGAIDLDDYWLRLQQSTDEQQALIEAVIVPETWFFRYPDSFTALASLAHKRQAHLAGARPLRLLSLPCSTGEEPYSLAMALLDAGMAPGAFLIDGMDISPSSVAKAGQAVYGRNAFRGSELGFRERYFDALDEGHRLHERVRQQVSLQVGNVLDPALASRDGLYDFVFCRNLLIYFDVPTQQRVFEVLKRLLHPQGVLFIGPAEGSLLARLGMRPLGIAQSFAYVRQEGDSAPLPAAPAQPAQRTLATLRTPGYPPPSVPVPRPLRVLPVAARPAPARQHKHEGASELLASIARLANAGASEQARGECQRYLGQYPPSAQVYYWLGLLSDTEGDAQQALTHYRKALYLEPQHPEALVHLAALLAAQGDLAGARRLQDRAARAGREPER, from the coding sequence ATGAACGAACAGCGTTTTTTCCGCTTCTTGCGTGAGCGTATTGGCCTGGACGTGGAGTCGGTGGGCGCGCCCATGGTCGAACGCGCGCTGCGCCAGCGTTGCGTGGCCATGGGCGCGATCGACCTGGACGACTACTGGCTGCGCCTGCAGCAGTCGACGGATGAGCAGCAGGCGCTGATTGAAGCGGTGATCGTCCCGGAGACCTGGTTTTTCCGATACCCCGACTCGTTCACAGCGCTGGCCAGCCTGGCCCACAAACGCCAGGCCCACCTGGCGGGCGCGCGCCCGCTGCGATTGCTCAGCCTGCCTTGCTCGACCGGCGAGGAACCTTATTCGCTGGCCATGGCCTTGCTCGACGCCGGCATGGCGCCGGGTGCATTCCTGATTGATGGCATGGACATCAGCCCCAGCTCGGTCGCCAAGGCCGGGCAGGCTGTGTATGGCCGCAATGCCTTCCGTGGCAGCGAACTGGGCTTTCGCGAGCGCTATTTCGATGCGCTGGACGAAGGCCACCGCCTGCATGAGCGGGTACGCCAGCAGGTCAGCCTGCAAGTGGGCAATGTGCTTGACCCGGCGTTGGCCAGCCGCGATGGCCTGTACGACTTCGTGTTCTGTCGCAATCTGTTGATCTATTTCGACGTGCCTACCCAACAGCGTGTGTTCGAAGTGCTCAAGCGCCTGCTGCATCCACAGGGTGTGCTGTTCATCGGCCCGGCCGAAGGCAGTTTGTTGGCACGCCTGGGCATGCGTCCGCTGGGGATCGCCCAGTCGTTTGCCTACGTGCGCCAGGAGGGCGACAGCGCCCCGTTGCCGGCGGCACCCGCCCAGCCTGCGCAGCGTACGCTGGCGACTTTACGCACACCAGGTTATCCGCCGCCCAGCGTGCCGGTGCCGCGCCCGCTGCGTGTGCTGCCGGTGGCGGCCAGGCCAGCGCCAGCCCGCCAGCACAAGCACGAGGGCGCCAGCGAGTTGCTGGCCAGCATTGCCCGGCTGGCCAATGCCGGCGCCAGCGAGCAGGCGCGTGGCGAATGCCAGCGGTACCTGGGCCAGTATCCGCCGTCGGCGCAGGTGTACTACTGGCTGGGGCTGCTCAGCGATACCGAGGGCGATGCGCAGCAGGCGCTCACCCACTATCGCAAGGCCTTGTACCTGGAGCCACAGCACCCTGAGGCGCTGGTGCACCTGGCCGCCTTGCTGGCGGCCCAGGGCGACCTGGCCGGCGCCCGGCGCCTGCAGGATCGTGCGGCGCGGGCTGGCCGGGAGCCTGAACGATGA
- a CDS encoding chemotaxis protein CheW: MNDLPLRAAPAHNVKGALYLQFRLREQRFALSVHEVIEVLPRQPLKPIAQAPAWVAGILAHRGQLVPVIDLAALSFGQPAAQRTSTRLVLVHYRGSLQLGLILEQATETLRCQPDEFQPYGVDTGQAPYLGPVRQDALGLLQRIEVNDLLTDAVHQLLYTQDPTGMPT; this comes from the coding sequence ATGAACGACTTGCCACTGCGCGCCGCACCCGCGCACAACGTCAAGGGCGCGTTGTACCTGCAGTTTCGCCTCAGGGAGCAGCGCTTTGCCCTGAGCGTGCACGAGGTGATCGAGGTGCTGCCGCGCCAGCCGCTCAAGCCGATTGCCCAGGCACCTGCCTGGGTCGCGGGCATCCTCGCCCATCGCGGCCAACTGGTCCCGGTGATCGACCTTGCTGCGCTGAGTTTTGGCCAACCCGCGGCGCAGCGCACCAGTACCCGCCTGGTGCTGGTGCACTACCGTGGCAGCCTGCAGCTTGGCCTGATTCTGGAACAGGCCACCGAAACCCTGCGTTGCCAACCGGACGAATTCCAGCCTTATGGGGTGGATACAGGCCAAGCGCCTTACCTGGGCCCGGTGCGCCAGGATGCTCTGGGCCTGCTGCAGCGCATCGAAGTCAATGACCTGCTGACCGACGCCGTGCACCAATTGCTGTACACGCAAGACCCGACAGGGATGCCTACATGA
- a CDS encoding methyl-accepting chemotaxis protein: MKNWTLRQRILASFAVIIAIMLLMIVAAYSRLVAIETAEEAVGTDSIPGVYYSSMIRSAWVDSYVTSQQLVGLSNHREITSADMELFKSFEDRLKQHMASYQSTIQDKDDQTRFDNFVQQEESYMKIVGQVLDTYRQHNYAEAERLIIEVLTPAWVDGRKHLNEVIEHNRASADSATNEIVSAVSTAKGSMVVSLLLAIVAAGICGLLLMRAITAPMQRIVHALDKLRSGDLSMRLSLDRKDEFGAIESGFNEMAEALANLVAQAQRSSVQVTTSVTEIAATSKQQQATATETAATTTEIGATSREIAATSRDLVRTMTEVTSAADQASSLAGSGQQGLARMEETMHQVMGAADLVNAKLGILNEKASNITQMVVTIVKVADQTNLLSLNAAIEAEKAGEYGRGFAVVATEVRRLADQTAVATYDIEQMVREIQSAVSAGVMGMDKFSEEVRRGMFEVQQVGEQLSQIIHQVQALAPRVLMVNEGMQAQATGAEQINQALAQLSDASTQTVESLRQASFAIDELSQVAAGLRGGVSRFKV, translated from the coding sequence GTGAAGAACTGGACCTTGCGCCAACGGATCCTGGCAAGTTTCGCCGTGATCATCGCCATCATGCTGCTGATGATCGTGGCCGCCTACTCGCGGTTGGTGGCCATCGAAACCGCCGAGGAGGCAGTGGGGACCGACAGCATTCCCGGGGTCTACTACAGCTCGATGATCCGCAGCGCCTGGGTCGACAGCTACGTCACCAGCCAGCAACTGGTGGGCCTGTCCAACCACCGTGAAATCACGTCGGCCGACATGGAGCTGTTCAAAAGCTTCGAAGACCGGCTCAAGCAACACATGGCCAGCTACCAGTCCACCATCCAGGACAAGGACGACCAGACCCGCTTCGACAACTTCGTGCAGCAGGAAGAGAGCTACATGAAGATCGTCGGTCAGGTGCTGGACACTTACCGTCAGCACAACTATGCCGAAGCCGAACGGCTGATCATCGAGGTGCTGACGCCGGCCTGGGTAGATGGCCGCAAGCACCTGAATGAAGTGATCGAGCACAATCGGGCGTCTGCCGACTCCGCCACCAACGAGATCGTCAGCGCCGTCAGCACGGCCAAGGGCAGCATGGTGGTATCGCTGCTGCTGGCAATCGTCGCCGCCGGCATCTGCGGCCTGCTGCTGATGCGTGCCATTACCGCTCCCATGCAGCGTATTGTGCATGCCCTCGACAAGCTGCGTTCAGGCGACCTGAGCATGCGCCTGAGCCTGGACCGCAAGGACGAGTTCGGCGCCATCGAAAGCGGCTTCAACGAAATGGCCGAGGCACTGGCCAACCTGGTGGCCCAGGCCCAGCGCTCGTCGGTGCAGGTGACCACGTCGGTTACCGAAATTGCCGCCACGTCCAAGCAACAGCAGGCCACCGCCACCGAAACGGCCGCCACCACCACCGAAATCGGCGCCACCTCGCGGGAAATCGCCGCCACCTCGCGTGATCTGGTGCGTACCATGACCGAAGTCACCTCCGCCGCTGATCAGGCTTCCAGCCTGGCCGGCTCCGGCCAGCAGGGGCTGGCACGCATGGAGGAGACCATGCACCAGGTGATGGGCGCTGCCGACCTGGTCAACGCCAAGCTCGGTATCCTCAACGAAAAGGCCAGCAACATCACCCAGATGGTGGTGACCATCGTCAAGGTGGCCGACCAGACCAACCTGCTGTCGCTCAACGCCGCCATCGAAGCGGAAAAGGCCGGCGAGTATGGCCGTGGCTTTGCCGTAGTGGCCACCGAAGTGCGCCGCCTGGCCGACCAGACCGCCGTGGCCACCTACGACATCGAGCAGATGGTGCGCGAAATCCAGTCGGCGGTGTCGGCCGGCGTCATGGGCATGGACAAGTTCTCTGAAGAAGTGCGCCGCGGCATGTTCGAGGTGCAGCAGGTGGGCGAGCAGCTCAGCCAGATCATTCATCAGGTGCAGGCCTTGGCGCCGCGCGTACTGATGGTCAACGAAGGCATGCAGGCCCAGGCCACCGGTGCCGAGCAGATCAACCAGGCGCTGGCCCAACTCAGCGATGCCAGTACCCAGACCGTCGAGTCGCTGCGCCAGGCCAGTTTTGCCATCGATGAACTGAGCCAGGTGGCCGCCGGCCTGCGTGGCGGCGTGTCGCGCTTCAAAGTCTGA
- a CDS encoding tellurite resistance TerB family protein has product MNTRGLLDQLLKSGQQMLEKQGGANKSGSAAGGLGGLLSGAGGGLLGGGALGLLLGSKKARKYGGKALTYGGLAALGVLAYKAYGNWQANQRGAAAEPQTVDRLPPAQAEQHSQAVLRALVAAAKSDGHIDERERALIEGEFTRLDSDRELQHWLHAELNKPLDPAEVARAAQTPEMAAEMYLASVMMVDQENFMERSYLDELARQLRLDPALRQELESQVRLAAGQ; this is encoded by the coding sequence ATGAACACCCGGGGCTTGCTTGATCAACTCCTCAAATCCGGCCAGCAAATGCTCGAAAAACAGGGGGGCGCCAACAAGTCCGGCAGCGCTGCCGGTGGCCTTGGCGGGCTGTTGTCCGGCGCAGGTGGCGGCCTGTTGGGTGGCGGCGCTCTGGGCTTGTTGCTGGGCAGCAAGAAGGCCCGAAAGTACGGCGGCAAAGCCCTGACCTATGGCGGCCTGGCCGCGCTGGGGGTGCTGGCCTACAAAGCCTACGGCAACTGGCAGGCCAACCAGCGGGGGGCCGCCGCCGAACCGCAAACCGTCGACCGCCTGCCGCCTGCCCAGGCCGAGCAGCACAGCCAGGCGGTGCTGCGAGCGCTGGTGGCGGCGGCCAAGTCCGATGGCCATATCGACGAGCGGGAGCGGGCGCTGATCGAGGGCGAGTTCACCCGCCTGGACAGCGATCGCGAACTGCAGCACTGGCTGCATGCCGAGCTGAACAAACCGCTGGACCCGGCTGAGGTGGCCCGCGCCGCGCAAACGCCAGAAATGGCCGCCGAGATGTACCTGGCCAGCGTGATGATGGTCGACCAGGAAAACTTCATGGAGCGTTCTTACCTGGACGAACTGGCCCGCCAGCTGCGTCTGGACCCAGCCCTGCGCCAGGAGCTGGAAAGCCAGGTACGGCTTGCTGCTGGCCAATAA